In the genome of Chlamydia trachomatis A/HAR-13, one region contains:
- a CDS encoding Nif3-like dinuclear metal center hexameric protein, whose amino-acid sequence MNVSDLLNILNELLHPEYFSDYGPNGLQVGNAQTAIRKVVVAVTADLATIEKAIACEANVLLVHHGIFWKGMPYPITGILYQRMQRLMEGNIQLIAYHLPLDAHTTIGNNWKVARDLGWEQLESFGSSQPSLGVKGVFPEMEVHDFISQLSAYYQTPVLAKALGGKKRVSSAALISGGAYHEISEAKNQQVDCFITGNFDEPAWSLAHELAIHFLAFGHTATEKVGPKALAQYLKGAGLESVVFLDTDNPF is encoded by the coding sequence ATGAACGTTTCAGACCTTCTCAATATTTTGAATGAACTGTTACATCCTGAATATTTTAGTGACTATGGCCCTAATGGTTTACAAGTTGGTAATGCACAAACTGCGATTCGTAAGGTGGTGGTTGCAGTCACAGCGGATTTAGCAACTATTGAGAAGGCAATAGCTTGCGAAGCCAATGTTTTGCTTGTACATCACGGGATATTTTGGAAGGGGATGCCCTATCCCATCACAGGGATACTCTATCAGCGTATGCAACGCTTGATGGAAGGGAATATTCAGTTGATAGCTTATCATTTACCGCTAGACGCGCATACAACGATTGGTAATAACTGGAAAGTAGCAAGGGATCTAGGTTGGGAACAACTAGAATCTTTCGGAAGCTCTCAGCCTTCTTTAGGAGTTAAGGGAGTCTTCCCAGAAATGGAGGTTCATGATTTCATATCTCAATTATCTGCATACTATCAAACACCGGTATTAGCGAAAGCTCTTGGAGGAAAGAAAAGAGTTTCTTCTGCAGCGCTTATTTCTGGCGGGGCTTATCATGAAATTTCCGAAGCTAAAAACCAGCAGGTAGACTGCTTCATCACTGGTAATTTTGATGAGCCGGCATGGTCTTTAGCGCATGAGCTGGCTATTCATTTTTTGGCTTTTGGACATACAGCTACTGAAAAAGTTGGTCCAAAAGCCTTGGCTCAATATTTAAAAGGAGCGGGTTTAGAATCAGTTGTGTTTTTGGATACGGACAACCCTTTTTAA
- a CDS encoding FliO/MopB family protein translates to MLRLFQHILCFLEEDPSFVDVPQELSFVNEAFSGSMRWEVGRMLGSLLLLLGIFGGGCLLFRRFLRSRGHLPSGNSSIKILDQRVLASKTSIYVIKVANKTLVVAERGERVTLLSEFPPNTDLNELIQKDQKKPSTPRGEMLSGFLKQFKEKK, encoded by the coding sequence ATGTTGCGCTTGTTTCAACATATATTGTGTTTTTTAGAAGAAGACCCTTCGTTTGTAGACGTCCCTCAAGAGCTTTCTTTTGTCAATGAAGCTTTCTCTGGTTCTATGCGTTGGGAAGTAGGTAGGATGCTAGGCTCTTTACTTCTCCTGTTAGGGATATTTGGAGGGGGGTGTTTGCTATTTCGACGTTTTTTGCGTTCCCGCGGACATCTTCCTAGCGGCAATTCGTCCATTAAGATTTTGGATCAACGGGTTTTGGCTTCAAAAACCTCCATCTATGTGATTAAAGTAGCGAACAAGACTTTAGTTGTTGCTGAGAGAGGAGAGCGAGTGACCTTATTATCTGAATTTCCTCCGAATACAGATCTTAATGAGCTAATACAGAAGGATCAAAAAAAACCTTCGACTCCTCGAGGGGAGATGCTTTCAGGTTTCTTAAAGCAATTTAAAGAAAAGAAATAA
- a CDS encoding co-chaperone GroES: MSDQATTLKIKPLGDRILVKREEEASTARGGIILPDTAKKKQDRAEVLALGTGKKDDKGQQLPFEVQVGDIVLIDKYSGQELTVEGEEYVIVQMSEVIAVLQ; encoded by the coding sequence ATGTCAGATCAAGCAACGACCCTCAAGATTAAACCTTTGGGAGATAGAATTTTAGTTAAAAGAGAAGAAGAAGCTTCCACTGCAAGAGGCGGAATCATTCTTCCTGACACTGCCAAGAAAAAGCAAGATAGAGCTGAAGTTTTAGCTCTAGGAACAGGCAAAAAAGATGATAAAGGGCAGCAACTTCCTTTTGAAGTTCAGGTTGGTGACATCGTTTTAATTGATAAATATTCTGGCCAAGAACTTACTGTCGAAGGTGAAGAGTACGTCATCGTTCAAATGAGCGAAGTTATCGCAGTTCTGCAATAA
- a CDS encoding ATP-dependent Clp protease ATP-binding subunit, whose translation MEKFSDAVSEALEKAFELAKNSKHSYVTENHLLKSLLQNPGSLFCLVIKDVHGNLGLLTSAVDDALRREPTVVEGTAVASPSPSLQQLLLNAHQEARSMGDEYLSGDHLLLAFWRSTKEPFASWRKTVKTTSEALKELITKLRQGSRMDSPSAEENLKGLEKYCKNLTVLAREGKLDPVIGRDEEIRRTIQVLSRRTKNNPMLIGEPGVGKTAIAEGLALRIVPGDVPESLKEKHLYVLDMGALIAGAKYRGEFEERLKSVLKGVEASEGECILFIDEVHTLVGAGATDGAMDAANLLKPALARGTLHCIGATTLNEYQKYIEKDAALERRFQPIFVTEPSLEDAVFILRGLREKYEIFHGVRITEGALNAAVVLSYRYITDRFLPDKAIDLIDEAASLIRMQIGSLPLPIDEKERELSALIVKQEAIKREQAPAYQEEAEDMQKAIDRVKEELAALRLRWDEEKGLIAGLKEKKNALENLKFAEEEAERTADYNRVAELRYSLIPSLEEEIHLAEEALNQRDGRLLQEEVDERLIAQVVANWTGIPVQKMLEGESEKLLVLEESLEERVVGQPFAIAAVSDSIRAARVGLSDPQRPLGVFLFLGPTGVGKTELAKALAELLFNKEEAMIRFDMTEYMEKHSVSKLIGSPPGYVGYEEGGSLSEALRRRPYSVVLFDEIEKADKEVFNILLQIFDDGILTDSKKRKVNCKNALFIMTSNIGSQELADYCTKKGTIVDKEAVLSVVAPALKNYFSPEFINRIDDILPFVPLTTEDIVKIVGIQMNRVALRLLERKISLTWDDSLVLFLSEQGYDSAFGARPLKRLIQQKVVTMLSKALLKGDIKPGMAVELTMAKDVVVFKIKTNPAV comes from the coding sequence ATGGAGAAATTTTCAGATGCAGTAAGCGAAGCCTTAGAAAAGGCGTTTGAGTTAGCTAAAAACTCTAAGCATTCCTACGTGACAGAAAACCATTTGCTGAAAAGTCTTTTACAAAATCCAGGCTCCCTATTTTGTTTGGTCATTAAGGATGTGCACGGTAATCTTGGTTTGCTTACTTCTGCTGTGGACGACGCCTTACGCAGAGAACCAACTGTAGTCGAGGGAACCGCTGTTGCTAGTCCTTCTCCAAGTTTACAGCAGTTGTTGCTCAATGCACATCAAGAAGCTAGAAGTATGGGTGACGAATATCTATCAGGGGATCATTTGTTACTAGCTTTTTGGCGATCGACTAAAGAGCCTTTTGCTTCTTGGAGAAAAACTGTAAAAACTACTTCTGAAGCGTTGAAAGAATTAATTACTAAATTAAGACAAGGAAGTCGTATGGACTCACCTAGTGCTGAAGAAAATCTGAAAGGATTAGAGAAATACTGCAAAAATTTGACTGTACTTGCAAGAGAAGGCAAGCTTGATCCTGTGATTGGTCGAGATGAAGAGATTAGACGTACGATACAGGTTCTTTCTAGACGAACAAAGAATAATCCTATGTTGATAGGGGAGCCCGGAGTTGGGAAAACAGCAATCGCTGAAGGACTTGCTCTTCGCATAGTGCCAGGGGATGTTCCAGAGAGTTTAAAGGAAAAGCATCTGTATGTACTGGATATGGGAGCTTTGATTGCAGGTGCCAAGTATCGAGGAGAGTTTGAAGAGCGGTTAAAAAGTGTATTGAAGGGTGTAGAAGCTTCTGAAGGCGAGTGTATCCTATTCATTGATGAAGTGCATACTTTAGTAGGAGCGGGAGCTACAGATGGAGCTATGGATGCAGCGAATCTATTAAAGCCTGCTTTAGCACGAGGCACTTTGCATTGTATTGGCGCTACGACTTTGAATGAATACCAAAAATATATAGAGAAAGACGCGGCTTTGGAACGGCGTTTCCAGCCTATTTTTGTAACAGAACCTTCTTTGGAAGATGCTGTATTCATTCTCCGGGGGTTAAGAGAAAAATATGAAATTTTTCATGGTGTGCGCATTACAGAAGGGGCTTTGAATGCAGCTGTAGTTCTTTCTTATCGTTACATCACAGACCGATTTCTTCCTGATAAGGCGATTGACCTAATTGATGAGGCTGCGAGTTTAATCCGTATGCAAATAGGAAGTTTACCTCTGCCTATTGATGAAAAGGAAAGAGAATTATCAGCTTTAATCGTGAAACAAGAAGCTATTAAACGCGAGCAAGCACCAGCTTATCAGGAGGAGGCTGAAGACATGCAAAAAGCAATTGACCGGGTTAAGGAAGAGCTGGCCGCTTTACGCTTGCGCTGGGATGAAGAAAAAGGATTAATTGCAGGATTAAAAGAAAAGAAGAATGCTTTAGAAAATTTAAAATTTGCCGAAGAGGAAGCTGAGCGTACTGCCGATTACAATCGGGTAGCAGAACTACGCTATAGTTTGATTCCTTCTTTGGAGGAAGAAATTCATTTAGCTGAGGAAGCTTTAAATCAAAGAGATGGGCGCCTGCTTCAAGAGGAAGTTGATGAGCGGTTGATTGCGCAAGTTGTTGCGAATTGGACTGGAATCCCTGTGCAAAAAATGTTAGAGGGAGAATCTGAAAAGTTATTGGTGTTGGAGGAGTCTTTAGAAGAAAGGGTTGTCGGACAACCTTTCGCTATTGCCGCAGTCAGTGATTCGATTCGAGCTGCTCGAGTAGGATTGAGTGATCCGCAGCGTCCTCTAGGAGTGTTTCTATTTCTTGGACCTACAGGGGTAGGGAAAACTGAGCTTGCTAAAGCATTAGCAGAGCTTTTATTTAATAAGGAAGAAGCGATGATTCGGTTTGACATGACCGAATATATGGAAAAACATTCCGTTTCCAAATTGATAGGATCTCCTCCAGGGTATGTAGGATATGAAGAAGGAGGGAGTCTCTCAGAAGCTTTAAGAAGACGACCTTATTCTGTTGTTCTTTTTGATGAGATAGAAAAAGCAGATAAAGAAGTATTTAATATTTTATTGCAGATTTTTGATGATGGGATTCTTACGGATAGCAAGAAGCGTAAGGTAAATTGTAAGAATGCTCTTTTCATTATGACATCAAATATTGGTTCGCAAGAGCTTGCTGATTATTGTACTAAGAAAGGAACTATCGTAGACAAAGAAGCTGTGCTATCTGTTGTTGCCCCTGCGCTTAAAAATTATTTTAGTCCAGAATTTATCAATCGTATCGATGACATTCTGCCTTTCGTTCCTTTGACTACGGAAGACATTGTAAAAATTGTCGGTATTCAAATGAATCGGGTTGCTTTACGTTTGCTGGAAAGAAAAATTTCGTTAACTTGGGATGATTCTTTAGTGCTATTTCTCAGTGAGCAAGGTTATGACAGCGCTTTTGGAGCTCGCCCTCTGAAGCGTTTGATACAGCAAAAAGTAGTGACTATGTTGTCTAAAGCTCTTTTGAAAGGAGATATCAAACCTGGAATGGCGGTGGAGCTTACTATGGCAAAAGATGTAGTTGTGTTTAAAATTAAAACAAATCCAGCTGTGTAG
- the groL gene encoding chaperonin GroEL (60 kDa chaperone family; promotes refolding of misfolded polypeptides especially under stressful conditions; forms two stacked rings of heptamers to form a barrel-shaped 14mer; ends can be capped by GroES; misfolded proteins enter the barrel where they are refolded when GroES binds) has protein sequence MVAKNIKYNEEARKKIQKGVKTLAEAVKVTLGPKGRHVVIDKSFGSPQVTKDGVTVAKEVELADKHENMGAQMVKEVASKTADKAGDGTTTATVLAEAIYTEGLRNVTAGANPMDLKRGIDKAVKVVVDQIKKISKPVQHHKEIAQVATISANNDAEIGNLIAEAMEKVGKNGSITVEEAKGFETVLDVVEGMNFNRGYLSSYFATNPETQECVLEDALVLIYDKKISGIKDFLPILQQVAESGRPLLIIAEDIEGEALATLVVNRIRGGFRVCAVKAPGFGDRRKAMLEDIAILTGGQLISEELGMKLENANLAMLGKAKKVIVSKEDTTIVEGMGEKEALEARCESIKKQIEDSSSDYDKEKLQERLAKLSGGVAVIRVGAATEIEMKEKKDRVDDAQHATIAAVEEGILPGGGTALIRCIPTLEAFLPMLTNEDEQIGARIVLKALSAPLKQIAANAGKEGAIIFQQVMSRSANEGYDALRDAYTDMLEAGILDPAKVTRSALESAASVAGLLLTTEALIAEIPEEKPAAAPAMPGAGMDY, from the coding sequence ATGGTCGCTAAAAACATTAAATACAACGAAGAAGCCAGAAAGAAAATTCAAAAAGGAGTTAAGACTTTAGCTGAAGCTGTAAAAGTCACTCTAGGGCCTAAAGGACGACATGTTGTCATAGATAAAAGCTTCGGATCCCCTCAAGTAACTAAAGATGGTGTTACCGTTGCGAAAGAAGTTGAGCTTGCCGACAAACATGAAAATATGGGCGCTCAAATGGTCAAAGAAGTCGCCAGCAAAACTGCTGACAAAGCTGGAGACGGAACTACAACAGCTACTGTTCTTGCTGAAGCTATCTATACAGAAGGATTACGCAATGTAACAGCTGGAGCAAATCCAATGGACCTCAAACGAGGTATTGATAAAGCTGTTAAGGTTGTTGTTGATCAAATCAAAAAAATCAGCAAGCCTGTTCAGCATCATAAAGAAATTGCTCAAGTTGCAACAATTTCTGCTAATAATGATGCAGAAATCGGGAATCTGATTGCTGAAGCAATGGAGAAAGTTGGTAAAAACGGCTCTATCACTGTTGAAGAAGCAAAAGGATTTGAAACCGTTTTGGATGTTGTTGAAGGAATGAATTTCAATAGAGGTTACCTCTCTAGCTACTTCGCAACAAATCCAGAAACTCAAGAATGTGTATTAGAAGACGCTTTGGTTCTAATCTACGATAAGAAAATTTCTGGGATCAAAGATTTCCTTCCTATTTTACAACAAGTTGCTGAATCCGGCCGTCCTCTTCTTATTATAGCAGAAGACATTGAAGGCGAAGCTTTAGCTACTTTGGTCGTGAACAGAATTCGTGGAGGATTCCGGGTTTGCGCAGTTAAAGCTCCAGGCTTTGGAGATAGAAGAAAAGCTATGTTGGAAGACATCGCTATCTTAACTGGCGGTCAACTCATTAGCGAAGAGTTGGGCATGAAATTAGAAAACGCTAACTTAGCTATGTTAGGTAAAGCTAAAAAAGTTATCGTTTCTAAAGAAGACACGACCATCGTCGAAGGAATGGGTGAAAAAGAAGCTTTAGAAGCTCGTTGCGAAAGCATCAAAAAACAAATTGAAGACAGCTCTTCTGATTACGATAAAGAAAAACTCCAAGAGCGTCTTGCTAAGCTCTCTGGTGGAGTAGCAGTCATTCGCGTTGGAGCTGCAACAGAGATTGAGATGAAAGAGAAAAAAGATCGTGTAGACGATGCTCAACATGCTACAATCGCTGCTGTTGAAGAAGGAATTCTTCCTGGTGGAGGAACAGCATTAATCCGTTGTATCCCTACTCTTGAAGCCTTCTTGCCAATGTTGACTAATGAAGATGAGCAAATTGGAGCTCGCATTGTTTTGAAAGCTCTTTCCGCTCCTTTGAAACAAATTGCTGCAAACGCAGGAAAAGAAGGTGCTATCATCTTCCAACAAGTTATGTCCCGTTCTGCGAACGAAGGATATGATGCATTGCGTGATGCATACACAGATATGCTTGAAGCTGGTATTTTAGATCCTGCTAAAGTAACCCGTTCTGCTTTAGAAAGCGCGGCTTCCGTAGCTGGATTACTTTTGACAACAGAAGCTCTCATTGCAGAGATTCCAGAAGAAAAACCTGCTGCAGCTCCAGCAATGCCTGGCGCAGGAATGGACTATTAA
- the pepF gene encoding oligoendopeptidase F, whose amino-acid sequence MTTSTTSQTALRSRKDVPLSDCWDTKSLYASREVWQDELKKVGAEGAPFWPHLSENNFDIKQPSSLRELLTTVFSIERTLDKLYVYAHLTHDEDIANQEAAADLKSITFLLTSFVEEISWIQPALIALPQQEANMLLASPELQEYHFYLKKLFRLAPHTGTSREEKILASSFPALEVAYKTFSSLTDSEIPFGEAVDSEGKSHPLSHALASLYMQSTDQELRKNTYQKQCQRHHGYRLSLANLLNGKIQAHLFNAKARDYDSCLEAALFQNDISTSVVTTLIDTVKQHTHLITKYFQLKQKALGLSDFHFYDVYAPLVASEASRHYSYQEAVTLICDSLSPLGNDYVETLRKGLTSDGWVDKYENTNKRSGAYSSGCYDSKPYILLNYTGTLYDVSVVAHEGGHSMHSFLSHKHQSYHEAQYPIFLAEIASTLNETLLMEFLLKQAPSKEEKIAILSRSLDTVFATLFRQTLFAAFELEMHSAAEQGLPLTEEFFSQSYEKLQRLFYGDCITFDEHSCIEWARIPHFYYNFYVYQYATGIIASLCFSERILSGEEGAQEAYLTFLRSGGSDFPIEILKKSGLDMTSSAPMLKAFSYIERKLEELASLL is encoded by the coding sequence ATGACCACTTCTACTACTTCACAAACAGCTTTACGCTCTAGAAAAGATGTTCCTCTTTCTGACTGCTGGGATACGAAAAGTTTGTATGCGAGTCGTGAAGTCTGGCAAGACGAATTAAAAAAAGTAGGTGCTGAAGGAGCTCCATTTTGGCCTCACCTTAGCGAAAACAATTTTGATATAAAACAACCTTCTTCTCTTCGTGAGCTGCTAACCACAGTCTTTTCTATTGAAAGAACTTTGGATAAACTTTATGTATACGCTCATCTTACTCATGATGAAGATATTGCGAATCAAGAAGCCGCAGCTGATCTGAAATCTATTACCTTCTTGCTCACATCATTTGTAGAGGAAATTTCTTGGATTCAACCGGCCCTTATCGCCCTCCCTCAGCAAGAGGCTAATATGCTATTAGCCTCTCCCGAACTTCAGGAATACCATTTCTATTTGAAAAAACTATTCCGTTTAGCTCCGCACACAGGAACTTCTCGAGAAGAAAAAATCCTAGCGTCTTCTTTCCCTGCATTGGAAGTAGCCTATAAAACTTTTTCTAGCTTAACAGATTCTGAAATTCCTTTTGGGGAAGCTGTCGACTCTGAAGGTAAATCTCATCCCCTTTCTCACGCTCTAGCTTCTCTATACATGCAATCTACAGATCAGGAGCTACGCAAAAACACTTATCAGAAACAATGTCAACGCCATCACGGGTATCGTTTATCTCTCGCGAATCTACTGAATGGCAAAATTCAAGCCCATCTATTCAATGCAAAAGCTCGCGATTATGATTCTTGTTTAGAAGCAGCACTATTTCAGAATGATATCAGCACTTCTGTGGTTACCACGCTCATTGATACCGTTAAACAACACACACACCTGATCACTAAGTATTTTCAGTTAAAACAAAAAGCTCTTGGTCTCTCGGATTTCCATTTCTATGATGTCTATGCACCGTTGGTCGCTAGCGAAGCTTCACGCCATTATTCTTATCAAGAAGCTGTCACTCTGATCTGCGATAGCTTGTCCCCTTTAGGGAACGATTATGTGGAGACTCTACGCAAAGGTCTTACTTCCGATGGATGGGTAGATAAATATGAAAATACTAACAAACGCTCAGGAGCATATTCGTCTGGGTGTTATGACAGCAAACCTTACATTCTTCTCAATTATACAGGAACGTTATACGACGTATCGGTAGTTGCGCACGAAGGTGGTCATAGTATGCACTCATTCTTGAGTCATAAACATCAAAGTTATCATGAAGCTCAGTATCCGATTTTTCTAGCTGAAATCGCCTCAACCCTCAATGAAACCCTATTGATGGAATTTCTGCTAAAACAAGCTCCGTCTAAAGAAGAGAAGATTGCTATTCTTTCTCGCTCTCTAGACACTGTTTTTGCAACTTTATTCCGACAAACACTATTTGCTGCTTTTGAGCTGGAAATGCATTCTGCAGCCGAACAAGGTCTCCCATTAACTGAAGAATTCTTTTCTCAAAGTTACGAGAAACTGCAGCGCCTATTTTATGGCGATTGCATAACTTTTGATGAACATAGCTGTATCGAATGGGCTCGCATTCCTCATTTCTACTACAACTTCTATGTTTATCAATACGCCACAGGAATCATTGCATCGTTGTGTTTTTCTGAAAGAATTCTTTCTGGAGAAGAAGGCGCTCAAGAAGCATATCTCACATTTTTGCGTAGCGGCGGATCCGATTTCCCTATCGAAATTTTGAAAAAATCTGGATTGGATATGACCTCATCAGCTCCTATGCTTAAAGCCTTTTCCTACATCGAACGGAAGCTGGAAGAACTAGCTAGCTTGCTATAA
- a CDS encoding HAD-IIB family hydrolase translates to MSLQKLLVTDIDGTITHQSHLLHDRVVKALHQYYDSGWQLFFLTGRYFSYAYPLFQNFSVPFLLGSQNGSSVWSSTDKEFIYFRSLSRDFLYVLEKYFEDLDLIACIESGASNRDVYFRKGLGKTSQELKAILDAVYFPTPEAARLLVDVQGHLSEEFSYEDFAIAKFFGEREEVKKIMDRFIQSPEVSSQVTMNYMRWPFDFKYAVLLLTLKDVSKGFAVDQVVQTFYKENKPFIMASGDDANDIDLLSRGDFKIVIQTAPEEMHGLADFLAPPAKDFGILSAWEAGELRYKQLVNP, encoded by the coding sequence ATGAGTTTACAGAAGTTATTAGTTACAGACATTGACGGGACAATTACACATCAATCCCACCTACTTCATGATCGTGTTGTAAAGGCTTTGCATCAATACTATGATTCTGGTTGGCAGTTATTTTTTCTAACTGGCAGATATTTTTCTTATGCATATCCTCTTTTTCAAAACTTTTCGGTTCCTTTTCTATTAGGTAGCCAGAATGGTTCTTCCGTGTGGTCCTCCACGGATAAAGAGTTTATTTATTTTCGTAGCTTGTCTCGAGATTTTCTATATGTTTTAGAGAAATATTTTGAAGATTTAGATCTCATTGCTTGTATAGAATCTGGAGCCTCTAATCGTGATGTATACTTTCGAAAGGGATTAGGGAAAACATCTCAGGAACTCAAAGCGATTCTTGATGCTGTGTATTTTCCTACACCAGAAGCTGCGCGACTGCTGGTGGATGTTCAGGGACATTTATCAGAAGAATTTTCTTATGAAGATTTTGCCATTGCCAAATTTTTCGGTGAGAGAGAGGAAGTGAAGAAAATTATGGATAGATTTATTCAATCTCCAGAAGTTTCTTCACAGGTAACCATGAATTACATGCGTTGGCCTTTTGATTTCAAATACGCAGTGCTTTTACTTACTTTAAAAGATGTTTCAAAAGGTTTTGCTGTAGATCAAGTTGTTCAGACCTTCTATAAAGAGAATAAGCCTTTTATTATGGCTTCTGGGGATGATGCTAACGATATCGACCTGCTATCTCGAGGAGATTTTAAAATTGTTATACAGACGGCTCCAGAGGAGATGCATGGATTAGCGGACTTTTTGGCTCCCCCGGCGAAGGATTTTGGTATTCTCTCCGCCTGGGAAGCTGGTGAGCTGCGTTACAAACAGCTAGTTAATCCTTAG
- a CDS encoding enoyl-[acyl-carrier-protein] reductase: MLKIDLTGKIAFIAGIGDDNGYGWGIAKMLAEAGATILVGTWVPIYKIFSQSLELGKFNASRELSNGELLTFAKIYPMDASFDTPEDIPQEILENKRYKDLSGYTVSEVVEQVKKHFGHIDILVHSLANSPEIAKPLLDTSRKGYLAALSTSSYSFISLLSHFGPIMNAGASTISLTYLASMRAVPGYGGGMNAAKAALESDTKVLAWEAGRRWGVRVNTISAGPLASRAGKAIGFIERMVDYYQDWAPLPSPMEAEQVGAAAAFLVSPLASAITGETLYVDHGANVMGIGPEMFPKD, encoded by the coding sequence ATGTTGAAAATTGATTTAACAGGAAAAATTGCTTTCATAGCCGGCATAGGCGATGATAACGGGTATGGCTGGGGCATTGCCAAAATGTTAGCAGAAGCAGGCGCAACCATACTTGTGGGGACCTGGGTTCCTATCTATAAAATTTTCTCTCAATCTTTGGAGTTAGGAAAATTCAATGCATCTCGTGAACTCTCCAATGGAGAATTGCTAACTTTCGCTAAAATCTATCCCATGGATGCCAGTTTCGACACCCCAGAAGATATTCCTCAGGAAATTTTGGAAAATAAACGTTACAAAGATCTTTCTGGGTACACTGTATCCGAAGTTGTAGAACAGGTGAAAAAACATTTTGGACACATTGATATTCTTGTTCACTCTTTAGCAAACAGTCCGGAAATTGCTAAACCATTACTTGATACCTCTCGTAAAGGCTATCTTGCCGCCTTAAGTACATCCAGCTACTCCTTTATCAGCCTTCTCTCTCATTTTGGCCCAATTATGAATGCAGGAGCTAGCACCATCTCTCTAACTTATCTTGCTTCCATGCGTGCTGTTCCAGGGTATGGCGGAGGAATGAACGCAGCAAAAGCTGCTTTAGAAAGTGATACAAAAGTACTGGCTTGGGAAGCCGGCCGACGTTGGGGAGTCCGAGTGAATACTATCTCGGCAGGGCCATTAGCTAGCCGTGCAGGAAAAGCTATTGGATTTATTGAGAGAATGGTGGATTACTACCAAGACTGGGCTCCACTACCTTCTCCAATGGAAGCTGAGCAAGTAGGCGCAGCAGCAGCCTTCTTAGTCTCTCCCCTAGCTAGCGCAATTACGGGAGAAACTCTCTATGTGGATCACGGAGCCAATGTGATGGGCATAGGTCCAGAAATGTTTCCTAAGGATTAA